DNA sequence from the Candidatus Angelobacter sp. genome:
GAGCGACTTGGCGCGCTTCGTAGATTCCAGTTCCGACAGCGGCAACAAGTGCTGCACCAATAAAAGTCTTTTGCATTGTGGTCATGGCAATCGTTTTCGTTGCTGCAATGGCTGTTGAAGTTGAGGCCGTCGTTCCCGCCATCGCGGCGGCCGTTGAAATCGTGACCGCCAAACCAACCGGCGCCACCTGGACAGCGTTGGCGGAGATGACGACGATCAGTCCGCCCGCGCCGACGGTGACGCCGCGTTTGGCGAAGAATTCCCGCAGGCGTTCGACAGCCCGGCTTACGCGCTTTTGCGCGGCGTCGTCGGACGTGCCGAGAGTTGCGCCGACCTCGCGGAGAGACTTGTTCTCGAAGTAGCGGAGCAGGACGGCGGCGCGGTCGGTGTCGTCAAGCGCGGACATGGCATCGTCGAGAAGAGGTTCAATGTGGGTCCAGTCGGCGGCGGAGGCGTTCATGGCATTCATCTCGGTGGCGACTTGTTCGCGCAACTGGCGTCGGGCTTCGCGGCGGACAACATCAATGGCGGTGCGGCGGGTGACTTGATAGAGCCACGCAGTGAGGATGGTTCCGGGTGCGAGACGGTGCGCGCTGCGCGCGAGGTCGGTGAAGACGGATTGGGCGACTTCCTCGGCCAGTTGCCGGGAGCGGACCTGCCGCAGCGCGGCGGAATGGACGAGGTCAAGGTGGCGGTGGACGAGTTCGGCGAACGTGTCCTCGGAGCGCCGTCGCGTGTATTGGTCCAGCAAATCCAGGTCCTTCTTCATCTTTCCATCAGTATATCGTCGCCAGCATTTGGAATCCGACAAATATTCCACGAAAAACGGCGGTGTGAGGTATTTCCTCGTGGCTTTACTTTCAGGCCCGGGTCGCGCAACTTGGCGGCGACATGAAACGAATAGGGTTTTATTTGTGGCTGTTGGGATGGCTGGCGTTTGGACCAGTTCAGCCGGGTATTTGTGCGGAGACCAACGAGGCGCCGCATTTTCAGGAGTTGTTCCGCCTGCTTCGCACCAACCTGCCCGACGTGAGCGAGGAAGATCTGAACCGTGCCGCGGTGCAGGGGTTATTGAATCAGTTTTATCCGCGCGTCATCCTCAGCACCAACAGCCCGACGACTGATGCCGGTGCAGGGGATTCTCCGGTCAGCACCAGCACTGTGTATGGTGAATCATACGGATATGTGCGCGTGGCGCGGGTGGCGACCGGACTGGCAGATCAGATCAAATCGTCTTTTGAAAAACTCGAAGCGACGAACAAATTGAAAGGGCTTGTCCTCGATTTGCGTTATGCCGGGGGACGGGATTACCTGGCGGCGGCGAATACGGCCGACCGGTTCGTGTCGAAAGAACAGCCGTTGCTGGATTGGGACGAGGGCTCGGCCCGCGCGACGGCAAAGGCCGAGGCGATCAGCGTCCCTCTTGCGGTGCTCGTGAATCAACAAACGATCGGCGCAGCCGAGGCTCTGGCGGCGGTCCTGCGC
Encoded proteins:
- a CDS encoding S41 family peptidase produces the protein MKRIGFYLWLLGWLAFGPVQPGICAETNEAPHFQELFRLLRTNLPDVSEEDLNRAAVQGLLNQFYPRVILSTNSPTTDAGAGDSPVSTSTVYGESYGYVRVARVATGLADQIKSSFEKLEATNKLKGLVLDLRYAGGRDYLAAANTADRFVSKEQPLLDWDEGSARATAKAEAISVPLAVLVNQQTIGAAEALAAVLRETDAAVLIGSRTAGQAQVFKEFDLSNGQRLRIATGQVKTGKGKMVPATGVVPDIEVRISAEDERAYFADPFKILPRPAARLRATDNVARTGSTNQIPRRRLNEAELVRLQREGSSPDEQDTIVSAGGVDQDSSISVVRDPALARALDLLKGIAIVERTHTR